One window from the genome of Pseudoliparis swirei isolate HS2019 ecotype Mariana Trench chromosome 24, NWPU_hadal_v1, whole genome shotgun sequence encodes:
- the cplx2a gene encoding complexin 2, like — protein MNFVMKAAMGGGPPDVGKMLGGEEKKEEDPDAAQKEEERQEALRQQEDERKGKYAKMEAERESMRQGIRDKYGLKKREEAEAEAAAAAEESAEGSLTRPKKLVPAGCGDEEEEESIMDTVMKYLPGPLQDLLKK, from the exons gaGGTCCTCCTGATGTGGGCAAGATGCTGGgtggggaggagaagaaggaggaggacccCGACGCAgcccagaaggaggaggagcgacagGAGGCTCTGAGGCagcaggaggacgagaggaagggCAAATATGCCAAGATGGAGGCTGAGAGGGAAAGCATGAGGCAAGGCATCAGAGATAAG TACGGCTTGAAAAAGCGCGAGGAGGCCGAGGCCGAGGCAGCCGCCGCCGCAGAGGAGTCTGCAGAGGGCAGCTTGACCCGACCCAAGAAGCTCGTGCCGGCCGGCTgcggcgacgaggaggaggaggagagcatcatGGACACAGTGATGAAGTACCTGCCGGGCCCACTGCAAGACTTGCTGAAGAAGTAG